A region of the Kribbella sp. NBC_01245 genome:
TCAGGTCGGTGCCCTTGGGGAAGTACTGGCGCAGTAGTCCGTTGGTGTTTTCGTTGGTGCCGCGCTGCCAGGGGGAGTGCGGGTCGCAGAAGTAGACGGCCATGTCGGTGGCGATGGAGAACTGTTTGTGTTTGGCCATTTCGCAGCCCTGGTCCCAGGTCAGCGAGCCGCGCAGATGGCCGGGCAGGGTTTTCATCGTCGCGATGAGACCGTCGCGGACCTGTTCGGCGTCGTGGCCGCCGGGCAGGTGGACCAGCATCGTGTAGCGGGTGGTGCGTTCGACCAGGGTGGCGATCGCGGACCGGTTGTTCTCGCCCATGATCAGGTCGCCTTCCCAGTGGCCGGGAACCGCGCGATCGTCGGCCTCGGCGGGCCGCTCGGAGATCATGATCATCTCCTCGACGAACCGGTGCTGGCGCTGGCCGGGCTGGCGTTGTGGTTTGCGGCGGGTCCGTCCGGTGCGCAGCGCGGTCTGGACTTCGCGTTTGAGGCCGCCGCGGGCCTGGAAGTAGAGCGCCTTGTAGATCGTCTCGTGGCTCACGCGCATGCTCTCGTCGTCGGGGAAGTCCTTGACGAGCCTGTTCGAAATCTGCTCCGGCGACAACTTCCGCTCCAGACCCAGCTCGACCTGCTCACGCAACGCGGGATCGGTGACCAGCTTTGAGGTCTTGGGCCGGGCCCTGGCGGCCGCAGCGTCGCGGTGGGCTTGGTGGGGCAGGTAGGTTCCTTCAACACTGTGGGCGCGGATCTCACGAGAGACTGTGGACTTGTCCTTGCCGATGCCGGCCGCGATCGCGGTCAAGGTGAGTTTGTTGACCCGCCCATCGGCGATCGCCAGCCGCTGGTCCAGGCACAGGTAACGGTCGCTGATCACCGCGTCAGCTGATGGGGTCATGGAAGTGGAGTATCGGGTTGTGGTGCCGTAGTCCACGACCCGCCCATCGGGATAGACCCGCGTGTTGCCCACCCTGCGGACCCCGTGATGCCAGTCCCGCGCAGTACCCGGATGCACGCCCACCTCCTTGGCTGCGCGCGTGATGGACCAGCCCGCCTCCAGCAACTCCTCGAGGCGGACCCTGGCCTGGGTCTTGCGTTTCACGGCCCGCACCGCGGGAACCAGCCCGGCCACGACAAGGATCCGCCGGGCAGTGTCATGCCTCAACCCGCAGGCCGAACCCGCGCCAGTGATGTTCCCCGATTCCTTGAACACCGCGATGACCTGCTCCCGCAACGCATCAGTGATCACCGTGCGCGGACGCGAACCACGGCCACGAGCCCGCAAGATCTCATAGCCACGACCACGCCCGATCCCCAACGACTCACACGCAGCCGCTACCCCGACCCCCGAATCCACCAGCCGCAACAAGGCAGCACCGTGACGCTCGTTGTCCTCCACAAACGACATAACCATCACAACTCCTCAAATCGAGGTGTTGCAACAACCACGTGAACCCGCCAATCCGAGGGGGTGACCCACCCGCACGGTGGCTATCCCTCGCCAAGCGAGAGCATTCCGCGACAACCCGCCAGCCGAGACGGCACCACCTGCCCGCCGAGAACGGCGAGACCGGGCCACCGAGGACGGTGCCACCCGGGCGTCCGTGCACGGCAGCACCCGGCCGCCGACAACCGCACCACTCGGCCATCCGTGAACGGCATCAGCCGGCCATACGCGAATGGCATCGCCCGACCATCCGTGAACGGCATCGCGCGACCATCCGTGAACGGCATCGCCCGACCATTCGTGAACGGGAAGGCGCGAGGCAAGCGGGCAGACCTCACCCGTCCCCCTGATAGCCCGCTGCCCTTGGTGGACCCGGGACGGGTCAAGGGCGCGTTAGCGTCGGCACTAGCCGATGAAGCCCTTGACGCGGCCCGGGTCCACCAGACAATTCGCAAGAACTCAGGGGGACGGGTGCCACCAAAAACTGGTCAGAAGGGTCCGATGAACCACGACACGCCGCGTCACAAGGGTCCGATGACCGGGAAAGGGTGGGGTCCTTAGATGTCGCGGAAGGTTTCGATTTGGGCGCCTAGCGAGTTGAGGCGGGTGGCGAGGTCTTCGTAGCCGCGGTTGATGACGTACACGCTGCGGAGCACCGACGTCCCCTTCGCCGCCATCATCGCGATCAACGTGACCACCGCAGGACGGAGCGCCGGCGGACACATGATCTCCGCGCCCGAGAAATGGGTCGGCCCCTCGATCATCACGCGGTGCGGATCGAGCAGCTTGACCGAGGCGCCGAGCTTATTGAGATCCGTCAAATAGATCGCCCGGTTCTCGTAAACCCAGTCATGGATCAACGTCTGACCAGTAGCCGTCGCCGCGATGGCCGCGAAGAACGGCAGGTTGTCGATGTTCAACCCCGGGAACGGCATCGGGTGGATCTTGTCGGTCGGCGCGTGCAGCTCCGACGGGCGCGTGGTCAGGTCGACCAACCGCGTCCGGCCATTCTCGGCCAGGTACTCGTCGGTGCGGCTGTAGTCGAGGCCCATCTCCTCCAGCAGCGCCAGCTCGATCTCCATGAACTCGATCGGCACGCGGCGAATGGTGATCTCGGAGCTGGTCACGATCGCCGCGGTCAGCAGGCTCATCGCCTCGATCGGGTCCTCCGACGGCGCGTAATCCACGTCCACGTCGATGTCCGCGACCCCGTGCACCGTCAGCGTCGTACTGCCGACGCCGTCGATGCGCACACCCAGCAGCTCCAGGTAGAAGCACAGGTCCTGGACCATGTAGTTCGAGCTGGCGTTGCGGATCACCGTCACGCCGTCGAAGCGGGCGGCGGCCATGATCGCGTTCTCGGTGACGGTGTCGCCGCGCTCGGTCAGCACGATCGGCTTGCCCGGGCTGATCGCGCGGTTGACCAGCGCGTGGTACTCGCCGGCCGACGCCTTGATCTCCAGGCCGAACGGGCGCAGCGCGGCCATGTGCGGCTCGACCGTGCGGGTACCGAGGTCGCAGCCACCGGCGTACGGCAGGTTGAAGGTGTCCTCGCGGTGCATCAGCGGGCCGAGGAACATGATGATGCTGCGGGTACGGCGAGCGGCCTCGGCGTCCATCCCGGCGAGGTCGAGGTTGGCGGGCGGCACGATCTCGAGGTCGCCGGCGTCGTTCAGCCAGGTGGTCTTCACGCCGATGCTGTTCAGCACCTCGAGCAGGCGGTTGACCTCTTCGATCCGCGCGACCTTGCGCAGGGTGGTGCGGCCCTTGTTCAGCAGCGAGGCGCAGAGCAGGGCGACGCCGGCGTTCTTGGAAGATTTAACGTCGATCGAACCCGACAACCTGCGTCCACCGACCACACGGAGGTGGACCGGGCCCCCACCGAGAGAGACAATCTCAGAGTCGAGTGCTTCACCGATCCGGGCGAGCATCTCGAGAGTGAGGTTCTGATGACCCTTTTCGATCCGGTTGACGGCACTCTGGCTTGTCCCGAGCACGTCCGCGAGTTGAGTCTGGGTCCAACCGCGGTGCTTACGGGCATCCCGGATCAAGTTGCCGATCCGGCTCAGGTAGTCGACAGTCATGCGGCGGACTGTATCTCACATGTGAGATATCGCCACATCGCCACGCCGGTTCCGTGGGTTGCTCACACAGTGGCCCGGGCGTCACTCTACGCTGGTCCACCTGCACCGCTGAGAAGAGGAAACCAGATGGCCGCCACCGCTGGAAAATCCGGGTATGAGTGAGTTCCACGCCGAGTCGTGGCCGCTCGAGGCCGCCGCGAGCAGCCTCGCGCAGGTCATCGACGGCTTCGCTCAGGGCGACACCCGTCCGCTGGTCATCGGTGACGGCGACCAGCCGGTTCTGGTCGTGCTCTCGATCGCCGATCTGGCCGATTTCCGCTCCCGGCTGACCCACCTGCTGGACAACCCGGTCGATGCCGGCTGGCTGCGCTACTACCTGCGATCCAACTTCGACATGAGTTCCGAAAGCCTGGTCGAGCTGCTCGGCGTCGACACCGATCACGGCCTCACCTCGTTGCTCAGCCAGGTCAGCGTCGAGCAGGCCGCGGTCCTGCTGCCCGACCACCTGCGCCGTGCCGAAGAGGGCGCGAACCCGCTGATGCTGATCGGCGACGGCCGCCTCGCCAGCGCGGCACTCGTCTCGTTCAAGGCCTTCGCCGTACTGCTGGAGATGGAGGGTGGCGAGAAGGCCGCCGAGGACCCCGACTCCTGCGCGCACGACCTCGAGGAGAAGCCGACCACTCCCCTGGAGACGCTGGCCGAGCGACTCGGGCCCGTCTCCACCCAGATCGTGGCCCAGCTCAACGCGGGCCGGGACGGCTCCGAGGTGCTGTTCGGTCTGCACTTCGAGGACGAGCTGGTCGAGCACCTGCGCGATCTCGAGTCCCGGGCTCAGGCGGCGCCGGGCGGCGGGGCGTACGACGAACTGCGCGACCTGCTGAAGTCCCTCGACGAGATGCGCTCGGGCAACGCTGATGTCGGCGACGAGGCCGAAGCGCCGTACGTCGAGGCCGCCGACCTGCCCGCCGCGCTCCCCCAGCTGCGCGACCACTTCCGCGACGGCGAGGACGATCCGTACATCATCGGCATCGACGGCAAGCCGCTCGCCGGGCTCATCACGTACGACGTCTATCAGCTGCTGCAGGACATCTCGGTCAACATGAACGGGACGGACGACGCCCCGGTGCTGCCGTTGCCCGCGCCGGCCTGGGAGGACGGGCCGCCGGTGCAGCCGTTCGAGATGGCGCTCCGGATCTCGACGGCCGTCGTGGACGACATCGCGGGCGGCGAGGGCTCGATCCTCTTCATCGCGGACCAGGACGGCGACCCGGAACTCGTGATCGCACCACTCGTCTGGCTCTGGGCGTACGTCGACTACCTCGACCTGGAGTCGGTCGAGGCCTGAGCCCCTGGGTACGACGGACCCGCGCTCGGGGCCGTACGTCGAACCGGCGCTGGTCAGTTGGTGAACGGGAAGAGCGGCTGCCACTCGGTGAGCAGGACGACCTCGCAGCAATCGGCCGGGGTGTACGGATCCTTGGCCAGGATGTCGCGCAGCTCCGCCTCGTCCGCCACGTCGTAGAAGAGCAACGCGCCGGTCTGATCCGCGAACGGGCCGGCCGCGACGAGCTTGCCCGCGTCGCGCAGTTCGCCCAGGTATTCCCGGTGGGCGGGCCGCACGGCCATCCGCCGATCGTTGTCGGTGAACTTCAACTGAACCGCAAAAGTCGCCATATCCCGACCCTATCCGGCCGCCTCGCCGGCTGCCTTGTCGCCGCGGATACCCGCGACGGCGCCGCGAGCGAAGTAGGTCAGGAAGCGAGCGCGCATCAGCAGCCGACGCCGCCGGGTATAGCCCTCGCCTTGGAGCGACAACCCGAGCTGCGCCGCACCCGCCGTGCTGATGTGGAGTACGCCGTCGCCCGCGCACTCATGCCCGGCCACCGTGAAGTCGAGCGTCGTGAGGTCTCGCCAAACGGCCAACGGCTTGCCCACCCGCTGGGTCTTCGTCCCGCGCAATACCCACGCCGTACCGTCGTCCGCCGTGAAGGCCAAGTCGTACGCCATCGCCTCGCCTTCCGTGGCCACCGGGAACAGCGCGAGCGTGCCGTCGACCGCCGCCTCCGAGGCGATACCCGCAACGTCGATCGTCCCCTTGACCGTCATCCGGCGGTGGCGATCGGCCAGGAACGACCTCCACCCGGGCAGCCGGACCGACAGCTTGAGGTCCACTGCCGCAGGGCCGTCGGCGAATCGCGCCGTACCGGTCATCCGCTCCCGGAAGCGCACGCCATTACCCGCATGCTCCTCCCGCGACTCGGCCATCGCCGCCATCGCGACATCCTCCGGAACCTCAGCCGGTACGACGTCCGCCGCCTCGGGGGCGCGCCACGTCTCGTCGCCGAGGATGTCGCGTACGGCGTGCTCGAGCATCCGCTCGGCCATGGCGGTGATGGTCGCGGACGGGTTCGTGCCGGTGGCGCCCGGAACCGCGGCGCCGTCGACGACGTACAGCCCGGGATATCCGTGCACCTGGCCGTACTCGTCGATCACGCTAGTGCGCGCGTCCGGGCCCATCGGTACGCCGCCGAGGTTGTGCACGGTGACGGCCTTGCGCATGAACCGCCAGGTCGGGGTGAGGTTGTTCCGGCCGGAGAGCTGGCGGGCGACCTCGCGGGAGGCACGGCTCTCGGCGCGGTAGAGGTCCTTGTTCGCCAGGTTGTCCCACTCGACGGCGGCCTCGTCGTTCTGGTCGAGGAACAACCGGCCGTCCGACGAGTCCCGGCCCATCAACAGCAGCGTCATGATGTTGTCGCCACGACGCGGGCGGCCCTGGCTTGGGCGGAGTTTGGTGAGGCCTGATCGGAGTAGGGCGAAGGGCGCGTGCACGGGGTTGAGGCCGCTGACGAGCATGGCCAGTTTGCGTGGGTAGCTGCCGTCCTGGACCTGGAACCAGAGGCGCCGGCCGCCGATCTCGCAGTCCACGATGCTGGTGGTGGTGATGGTCGGGCCGTGATCGGGATCGAGCGGCACCTTGGTACCGCGGACGAACGCGAGGAAGTCGCCGTTGCCGGAGAACCCGTGCCCGAGAGTTTCGGACAACGCCGGCAAGTCGTCGGATTTCTTTGCCTTGAGCAACAACTCGGTGGTCCCGACAGCGCCGGCGCCAAGGAAGACTCGGGGCGCGCGAATCACTTGGGTTCGGGCGGCCAAATGGTCGATATACTCCACCTCGTAACCGCCGTCGGGCGCGGTGCCGATACGCGTCACCTCGCACTCAACTCGGGCCTCGGCGCCGAGCCGCTCAGCGATCGTGAGGTAGTTGAAGTCAAGGCTGTTCTTGGCGCCGCGATTGCACCCGAGCACGCACTCCCCCACGAACGTACAACTCCGCTGCACCCCGCCATGCCTGTTAACCACTACCCGATCAACCCCACCACCTGCACCACCACCTTCACCACCATCGTCACCACCGCCGCCGCCTCCGCCGCCCCGGCCGCTGCCTTCACCGCTGCCTTCACCGCCGCCTTGACCGCCGCCTTCACCCCTGCCTTGACCGCTGCTGACGTCGGCGCCATCGCTACCGCCCAAATTGCCGCCCGCGTTGCCGCCTGCGTTGCCGGCCGTGTCGCCCGCGGTGTTGCCCGCCGTGTTGGCCGCGGTGTCGCCTTGCTTGAAGCGGACGGCGAGTTGGGGGCGGACTGTGCCGGCCGGACGGCCCATGTTCTCGACGGCCAACTCCATCGCGGCCGTGCGCAACGGGAACCGCCCGGTGATCGGGTCGGCCGGCACCTGGCTTACCTCCAGCATGTGGGCGGCCAAGTCGTAGTACGGGTCGAGCGTCTCGCGGCGGTAGCTCTTCGGCCAATGGTCGATGAAGACCTCCGCGGGTGGGCGGGCGAAGACGTTCGCGTATACGAGCGAACCGCCGCCCCAGCCCGCGCCCTGCACGCTGATCATCCGATCGAGCCAGCGCACGTCGTACAGCCCACGCCCGTTCGCCCACAACCAGCCGTCCTTCAGGTTGCTGTCATTGCGCGGAAACGACCCCGGCACCCACCGCCGCCCACGCTCCAGCACAACCACCCGCTGCCCCGCCTGCGCCAACCGCGCCGCGGCAACCGATCCCCCGAACCCGGTACCGACCACCACGGCATCGAACTGCTCGCAACCCTCGCCCGACCTAATGATGTGAGACATAGTCAGAATTGTTACACACCATAACCTCAGTTGCCAGCCCTCACTTTTCCTCCTGCCGCGAGTGGTCACTTCTGACCCACGCGACGGTCCGGCAGGCGACAACAGGGTGGGTCAGATGTGACCACTCGCGGCAGAAAGACGGCCGCCAGAGGCCGGCGGCGAGCGTAGGCCGGGCGTCAGAGGCGGGCGGCGAGCGTAGGCCGAGCGTCAGAGGCGGGGTGCGAGGGGTAGGCCGGGCGCAAGAGGCGGGGTGCGAGGGGTAGGCCGGGCGCTAGAGGCGGGGGGCGAGGGTAGGCCGGGCGTCAGCAGCGGGCGGCGAGGATAGGCCCGGGCGTCAGAGGCGGGGTGCGAGGGATAGGACGTTGAGGTAGCGCTTGGTTATGCGGCCGTCGTGGTTGCGGTCGATGAGCGTGGAGAGGCAGGTGTAGAGGCCTTCGCGGGCCTCGGAGGTCATGGACCGGTGGCCGGAGTACGTCGAGAGGACCGCGAGGTATTCCTCAGTCGTGTACTCCCGATCCCAGCCCCAGCGGTGGAACTCGACCGGCCCGAACAGACCCGAGCGGTCGAACTCTTCCGAGCCATCCGCCACCAAGGCCTCCGGCGTGAGCTGCCGGCCGGGATCGGCGCCGTCTGCGTCGAAGCGGTCGTAACACGCCTGCATATCGTCGAAGAACTGCTGAGTCCCACCGGCAACGTGCAGCGTCGATACCACCGCGAGTGAACCGCCCGGGCGCAAGGCTTGCGCGGCTTTCACCACCCGGATTTCTGGATCGACCCAGTGCCACGAGGTCGCCGCGATGACCAGGTCGTACGGCTCCGCGGGCAGCGGCCAGTCCTCGAAGGACGCGGTCACGATGTCCGCCTCCGGAAGGTTGCGGCGGGCAACGTTCGCCAGTTCTGGGCTGAGTTCCACGGCGGTGACGGACCATCCGCGTTCGACCATCGGCCGAGTCGCCTGCCCCGTTCCACACCCGACCTCGAGCACCCGCGGCCTCTCCACCAACGCGGCGCCGAGCACGTCGTACAACTCACTCGGATACCCCGGCCGAGCCCGGTCATACAACTCAGCATCCTCCCCAAACCTCAACCGCAATACCTCTCGTCCCATAACCCGAGAACCTAGCCCTCCGAGCCCAAACCCCGCAGCGATTTTCGCCCCGATCCACCACGCCAACGCCGGCATGGGGCTCGCGAGTCGGCGCCACCTCAGCACTGCGCCAACACCGGCATACGCTCGCCGCTCGGCACCGCCGCAGCACTGCGTCGATTGGTCTGGATTCGACCGCTCCAGCGGCGGGCCACCTTGGTCAGCTCGGGTCCGCGGGCGAATCCTGACCAATCGACGCTAATCCAGCACAACGAAAGACCAACTGCGGCGTACGACGGCCAGAACGCCCGGGCGGGAGTGGTTCGTGGCAGGCGATTAGCGTCGATTGGTCAGGATTTGCCCGCGGACCGTTGGCGACCAAGCTGACCCGCCGCGCGAGCGGGCAAATCCAGACCAATCGACGCAGTGCCTAAGGGGTGCCGAGCAGCGAGCCCCATGCCGGTGTTGGCGTACTGGGGGGGTGCCGACCGGGCGGGCCTTAGGACGGGAGTGGTGGGGTGGGGAGGGGGGACATTTGCCAGTGGCCGTGGGACCAGTGGATTAGTTGGCGCCATTGGCGGCGGCCGCGGGGGCCGGTTACGCCGATGACTACGTCGACGTCGTGCGAGGTGACTTGGGTCCAGGAGACGCCATCCAGGCGCCAGCCTTTACCGCCGTCGGTTGCGAGGCGGCGTTGGGCGTCGTCGGGTGCGTGGGCCGCGTTGCGGAGGTGGAGCCTCAATGCCGACTCGTCCTGCTCTTGCAGCAGATCGACGTACGTCGCGACGTACGGCCGCAGCGTATCGACATCCATCGACGCACCAGCAGTCTGCGTGCAGCCGGTCAATCCCAATAGGACGGCCACGCAGACCAGCATCACGGCGTTCCTCATCCGCCCACCCCGTTTCGCTCGCCTCACACCCCTACTTGCCCCTAATGGGTGGACGCGTTCACGGGCGCAAAAAGTTGCCCCGGCCGCAGGAAGCCTGCAACCGGGGCAACAAAACCAACCGGGGCAACAAAACGAGCAGGGTCAGAGAGCGGCGCGGCCGGCCTCCAGCCGAGCAACCGGGATGCGGAACGGCGAGCAGGAAACATAGTCCAGACCCACCTCATGGAAGAAGTGGATGCTGTCCGGGTCACCGCCATGCTCACCGCAGATCCCGAGCTTCAGATCCGGACGCGTCTCCCGCCCGCGCTCGGCCCCAAGCCGAACCAACGCGCCAACGCCATCCCGGTCGATCGACTCGAACGGCGAAACCGCGAAGATCCCCTTCTCCAAGTACCGCGAGAAGAACGCACCTTCAACGTCGTCGCGGCTGAAGCCCCAAGTCGTCTGGGTCAGGTCATTGGTACCGAACGAGAAGAACTCGGCCGATTCGGCGATCTGGCCGGCGGTCAGCGCGGCACGCGGCAGCTCGATCATCGTGCCGATCGGGCTGGACACGTCCACACCTTCGGCCTCGGACACCTCGCGCAACACCTGCGCGACCTCGTCCCGCGCCAACTCGAGCTCTTGCACGGCACCAACGAGCGGGATCATGATCTCGGGCCGCGGGTCCTTGCCCTGCTTCTTCAGGCGCGCCGCCGCCGACGCGATCGCCCGCACCTGCATCGCGAACAGGCCCGGGATGACGAGACCAAGGCGCACGCCGCGCAGACCCAGCATCGGGTTCTGCTCGTGCAACCGACGTACGGCCGAAAGCAGGGTGGCGTCGCGGCCCGGGTCCTCACCGCGCTCTTCGGCGAGGGCGACCTTGACCGCGAGCTCCTCCATCGACGGCAGGAACTCGTGCAACGGCGGGTCGATCAGCCGGATCGTGACGGGCTGCCCGTCCATCGCGTCGAGGATCTCGCAGAAGTCCTCGCGCTGCAGCGGCTCCAACTCGGCCAGCGCCGCATCGCGATCGGCGTCCTCTTCCGCGAGGATGAGCCGCTCGATCGCCTCGCGCCGTTCGCCGAGGAACATGTGCTCCGTACGGCACAGACCAATCCCCTGCGCGCCGAACCGCCGGGCGCGCGCGGAGTCCTCGCCGTTGTCCGCATTCGTCCGGACCTGCAGACGCCGTACGTCGTCCGCGTGCGAGATCAACCGGTGCACACTCGCGACCAAGTCGTCGGCCGCGTGATCGAGCGTGCCCTCGAAGTACTGCACGACGGGCGACGGCACCACCGGCACCTCGCCGAGGAAGACCTCACCCGTCGTACCGTCGATGGAGATCACGTCGCCCTCGACCACCGAGGTCCCGTTGACCTCGATGGTCTTGGCCGAGATGTCGACGCGCAGCTCCTCCGCACCGCAGACGCAGGTCTTACCCATACCGCGCGCAACGACGGCCGCGTGCGAGGTCTTGCCGCCGCGACTGGTGAGAATGCCCTGGGCCGCGATCATGCCGTGCAGGTCGTCCGGGTTGGTCTCGCGGCGCACGAGCACGACCTTCTCGCCGCGCTCGGCCGCCTCGACGGCTGCCGCGGAGGTGAAGACGACCTTGCCGCAGGCCGCGCCCGGGGAGGCGCCGATCGCCTTGGTCAGCAGGTGCTTGTCGGCATCGGCGTCGAACCGCGGGAACATCAGCTGCGCGAGCTGGGCGCCCGTCACCCGCTTGAGCGCCTCGTCGATCGAGATCATGCCCTCGTCGATCAGGCTGGTCGCGATCCGGAAGGCCGCGCCCGCTGTGCGCTTACCGACGCGGGTCTGCAACATCCAGAGCTTGCCGCGCTCG
Encoded here:
- a CDS encoding IS30 family transposase; translation: MTRAAKEVGVHPGTARDWHHGVRRVGNTRVYPDGRVVDYGTTTRYSTSMTPSADAVISDRYLCLDQRLAIADGRVNKLTLTAIAAGIGKDKSTVSREIRAHSVEGTYLPHQAHRDAAAARARPKTSKLVTDPALREQVELGLERKLSPEQISNRLVKDFPDDESMRVSHETIYKALYFQARGGLKREVQTALRTGRTRRKPQRQPGQRQHRFVEEMIMISERPAEADDRAVPGHWEGDLIMGENNRSAIATLVERTTRYTMLVHLPGGHDAEQVRDGLIATMKTLPGHLRGSLTWDQGCEMAKHKQFSIATDMAVYFCDPHSPWQRGTNENTNGLLRQYFPKGTDLSIHGPEDLEHVAQELNGRPRKTLDWDTPAERLRDLLTT
- a CDS encoding helix-turn-helix domain-containing protein, which produces MTVDYLSRIGNLIRDARKHRGWTQTQLADVLGTSQSAVNRIEKGHQNLTLEMLARIGEALDSEIVSLGGGPVHLRVVGGRRLSGSIDVKSSKNAGVALLCASLLNKGRTTLRKVARIEEVNRLLEVLNSIGVKTTWLNDAGDLEIVPPANLDLAGMDAEAARRTRSIIMFLGPLMHREDTFNLPYAGGCDLGTRTVEPHMAALRPFGLEIKASAGEYHALVNRAISPGKPIVLTERGDTVTENAIMAAARFDGVTVIRNASSNYMVQDLCFYLELLGVRIDGVGSTTLTVHGVADIDVDVDYAPSEDPIEAMSLLTAAIVTSSEITIRRVPIEFMEIELALLEEMGLDYSRTDEYLAENGRTRLVDLTTRPSELHAPTDKIHPMPFPGLNIDNLPFFAAIAATATGQTLIHDWVYENRAIYLTDLNKLGASVKLLDPHRVMIEGPTHFSGAEIMCPPALRPAVVTLIAMMAAKGTSVLRSVYVINRGYEDLATRLNSLGAQIETFRDI
- a CDS encoding YciI family protein; the encoded protein is MATFAVQLKFTDNDRRMAVRPAHREYLGELRDAGKLVAAGPFADQTGALLFYDVADEAELRDILAKDPYTPADCCEVVLLTEWQPLFPFTN
- a CDS encoding GMC oxidoreductase, with amino-acid sequence MSHIIRSGEGCEQFDAVVVGTGFGGSVAAARLAQAGQRVVVLERGRRWVPGSFPRNDSNLKDGWLWANGRGLYDVRWLDRMISVQGAGWGGGSLVYANVFARPPAEVFIDHWPKSYRRETLDPYYDLAAHMLEVSQVPADPITGRFPLRTAAMELAVENMGRPAGTVRPQLAVRFKQGDTAANTAGNTAGDTAGNAGGNAGGNLGGSDGADVSSGQGRGEGGGQGGGEGSGEGSGRGGGGGGGGDDGGEGGGAGGGVDRVVVNRHGGVQRSCTFVGECVLGCNRGAKNSLDFNYLTIAERLGAEARVECEVTRIGTAPDGGYEVEYIDHLAARTQVIRAPRVFLGAGAVGTTELLLKAKKSDDLPALSETLGHGFSGNGDFLAFVRGTKVPLDPDHGPTITTTSIVDCEIGGRRLWFQVQDGSYPRKLAMLVSGLNPVHAPFALLRSGLTKLRPSQGRPRRGDNIMTLLLMGRDSSDGRLFLDQNDEAAVEWDNLANKDLYRAESRASREVARQLSGRNNLTPTWRFMRKAVTVHNLGGVPMGPDARTSVIDEYGQVHGYPGLYVVDGAAVPGATGTNPSATITAMAERMLEHAVRDILGDETWRAPEAADVVPAEVPEDVAMAAMAESREEHAGNGVRFRERMTGTARFADGPAAVDLKLSVRLPGWRSFLADRHRRMTVKGTIDVAGIASEAAVDGTLALFPVATEGEAMAYDLAFTADDGTAWVLRGTKTQRVGKPLAVWRDLTTLDFTVAGHECAGDGVLHISTAGAAQLGLSLQGEGYTRRRRLLMRARFLTYFARGAVAGIRGDKAAGEAAG
- a CDS encoding class I SAM-dependent methyltransferase, producing the protein MYDRARPGYPSELYDVLGAALVERPRVLEVGCGTGQATRPMVERGWSVTAVELSPELANVARRNLPEADIVTASFEDWPLPAEPYDLVIAATSWHWVDPEIRVVKAAQALRPGGSLAVVSTLHVAGGTQQFFDDMQACYDRFDADGADPGRQLTPEALVADGSEEFDRSGLFGPVEFHRWGWDREYTTEEYLAVLSTYSGHRSMTSEAREGLYTCLSTLIDRNHDGRITKRYLNVLSLAPRL
- the ppdK gene encoding pyruvate, phosphate dikinase, which gives rise to MVPKLVYDFAEGNKDMKDLLGGKGANLAEMTNLGLPVPPGFIISTEACRVYLETGAMPAELADEIDHHVSHLQQKMGKKLGQADDPLLVSVRSGAKFSMPGMMETVLNVGLNDDSVNGLAHQSGNPRFAWDAYRRLIQMFGKTVLDMPGDVFEDAIEAAKDAKGTTNDLDLDADDLRKLVGRFKASVREHTGRDFPQDPREQMELAIEAVFGSWNSERAVLYRRQERIPADLGTAVNICSMVFGNLGMDSGTGVAFTRDPSSGQPGVYGDYLQNAQGEDVVAGIRNTVPLADLEQIDKLSYDDLMTIMVKLEGHYRDLCDIEFTVERGKLWMLQTRVGKRTAGAAFRIATSLIDEGMISIDEALKRVTGAQLAQLMFPRFDADADKHLLTKAIGASPGAACGKVVFTSAAAVEAAERGEKVVLVRRETNPDDLHGMIAAQGILTSRGGKTSHAAVVARGMGKTCVCGAEELRVDISAKTIEVNGTSVVEGDVISIDGTTGEVFLGEVPVVPSPVVQYFEGTLDHAADDLVASVHRLISHADDVRRLQVRTNADNGEDSARARRFGAQGIGLCRTEHMFLGERREAIERLILAEEDADRDAALAELEPLQREDFCEILDAMDGQPVTIRLIDPPLHEFLPSMEELAVKVALAEERGEDPGRDATLLSAVRRLHEQNPMLGLRGVRLGLVIPGLFAMQVRAIASAAARLKKQGKDPRPEIMIPLVGAVQELELARDEVAQVLREVSEAEGVDVSSPIGTMIELPRAALTAGQIAESAEFFSFGTNDLTQTTWGFSRDDVEGAFFSRYLEKGIFAVSPFESIDRDGVGALVRLGAERGRETRPDLKLGICGEHGGDPDSIHFFHEVGLDYVSCSPFRIPVARLEAGRAAL